From Thalassophryne amazonica chromosome 5, fThaAma1.1, whole genome shotgun sequence:
CTTGATTTATTTCTCATTGGCTCTACATTGATCTTGCATATGACCTTTTGTCAGCCCCGTTGACGGAAATCCATCGtggcgacagagaactttaatccctggaAATAAaagcacagatttctccatcatgATGTTGGCATACCCAACTTTCATCTCTCTCgatttcaccacagcagatctggtgaTTCGGTGCAAGTTTTAGTGCAGGATGTCCTTCCTGTGGtaactccagttctacatggcCAAGCGCATGTATAGCTCCTGGTGTTCCTAAGCAGTCTCACAGCCAGGTACTAATCAGTACGTCAGAGATCTGACTGAATCAACTGTGGACAAACCTCTATTTGTTTTCAAAAAATAGCCAATGTACAATAGCTTTTTagacaaaaagaaaataaaccaaaagaAAGAAACCAGGAGGGGAAGATGGGTAGTGACTTGGCCACCACTGCTGACCCACCATCAGCAGGGTGTTGCGGATAACGGTCAAAACACCCATTGAACAATGGATACCGCCTGATAACACTGACCCTTCCTGGCCAAGGCTACATTCACCGAAGGGGTGAAGCATCTTCAGATGTATTTGTAGTTTAAAAAGATCAATGTAAAACAATGGCTATAATTAGGAATAAACTATTTTCAATCCATTCTGTGAACCAGCTTATTCCAGTTCAGAGTCCATTTGCACAAGTTGTGGAGCAGGAGCTTCTGCCACACgatagaaccaccttgggtccttgatggcaacaacaaccaaaaacctGTTCCTTTAGACAAACGGCATTTAAAATATACGCAATTGTGACTTCTGCAGAGCCTTACATTAGCAGACTGAGCTAATGTTAGCATTGAACACTTTTAGGAAAAGACACATCAACAATCAAAATCAAACTGACCAAAAGATGAATCGCTCAGCCTGAGGAATGATAATGCAAAGCATGTGCATGGCCCTACCTGTGACACCACAGTGCCTCGTGTCCAGGGAAGGACTGGATCAGATCTGAGCACAGGTCCATTTCCTGCTGGAAGTGCTGAAAAACTGTACCAAGTCCAGGATGCTTCTCCTCATCGTATCCTCCCTCTGCTCCTGAAACACGTCCTTTGACCTGGAAGTTAATGCAGTGGTGGGGATTGCTGCTCGTGACGGTGGTGAAGTGATGCTGAGGGGAACTGTTGGTGGAGGTGGAAGCTTGGGACTGGGAGAGCTCAGCGATCAGCTCTTTGAGGAGATATTGCCGGTAGTGGAAGCCGCTGTGGTCAGACACGTGCATGGACACCCACATGCGCATAGAAGACAGCTCATCATGGAAGATCTAAAAGAAATTAACAGAACTCTTTATGGtcagacattaaaaaataaagttaaaaagcAACACCTGTCTGTCTTACCTTGACATTACCCTTGGCCATGTGCTGTAGCACCCAGATCCTGTGGGACCAGGCGTTGTAGTTGCTAGGGTAACGGCAGGCAGCGTCAGAGCACACCTTCATTTCTTGATGAAGAGTCCTGGCCAGATGACCACAAAGCTGCTGATTCCTCACAGTGTCAtcctgcacaatttttttttgctgctgatTCCTGCATGGTGCCGGGGCAGAGAACTGATCTAGGACCTGCTGCAGCACCCATCGCCTACAAGTAGATATCATATGTTTGCTTCATCTTTTATGATCTCCACTCAGCATCTATCACAAACACAAGACTTAAAGGTGTTGGTGGTTGGTAGGACATGATACATTGCCTTACCGGTGAATCCATGTTTCAGGGCTCTTGGGAGACTTGGTGAGAGCAAGCTTGCCCAAGTACAAGTCCTTCTCTGGGTTAAGGACTCCACACTGCAGCAGCTCCTTCCTGTAATGTCCAGTACATGTGGTATTACAGCAGACGCTAAGAGCAGCCATCCCATTCTGACATACAATGACTTTTGACCATGATGCCACCAAACGTATGAAATCACAGCAGGTCCTTGGGACAGTCTTGGTGAGTCTCTTGAACACTCTGGATAAGTCCTGATGGTACAAGATGCCACCACTACAGTTTCAAACTGTCTTAGACCTTTTACCAATCCTTTTGCTGTTGCTGATATTCACAGAGTCGTGCAAAAAGACTACACAGGACTGTATTAGGACAGAGCTGATGGTGTTGTGCTAAATTGTGGTGGTTTTTGGTTCAATCATGATGAATGAGTTACGTCTTAtggtagggccccttcacacataacacgaaagaaacAGAAACCAGCCAAAAATccacaaataaaaaatgaaatggggaacagcgaaatattccacctgctgtcagttgggacacacagtcggacaggcATGCACAACACCGCAGCAACTGTTTCGtgcacatgaacacagtgcaagcacgtggaaagtcacgcacacagcagaggagcaaaaacaaaaacacaccacaatttctaatacttaattcctgctaTAAAGAGCATacttagcctccgcctagacgtacaccaggatgTACTGAAacgacgtggattactgttctcccttttatgttttacatgaattacctaatGTGCttgtctcatgaagacatcagcaggGCTCTCGTCTCCCTGTGTCATGAACACACCAGCCAGCATGGTGTGTCCAGTGCGCAGTGATCCGCTGGTGACtgcgttgcaaatgtgatatgtgttttaattattacaatgtgaggaAATCCCGCAGATACACGTGCCTCAtggtgattttctgcatggcacgatattcaccagcattggTCAGCTGAAGcggtatgtgttttaatttatttccacgtgaggacagcaagctgatGTCCGCGCCTCACGGTGAAGTTATGCGaggtcatattctacaagccactacaggtgttctccaCCAGTTcctcagtcacacccatgtgtgtttcttggtaatgccacactcgtgttgcacttagacaattttcacaaccggctcgaatgtggtcatctgcactccactatcaTGGTGGGAGCACAAATAGCCcccccttttctaagtgcccagcaagtggtgttggatgctcatgtgtagcacctggagTTTGGCCGATGCCTGCCAAAGgggggggtcgaatgggcactcgcagggcatttTCTGTTGTTCGGCCGCTGGAGGCCCGTAACGGTCTTTCAAGTTGGTCAAATGTGGTCAAGATTTGGCACGGCAATTCTGACATGGTGTATTCGTGGTCAAAATCATTTACGTGGGAACAGAGCTTCATATTTGCACTAGAGTCACCAAACTGCATAACAATTCAGATTTTCAATGGCCGGCTTTGACTCCGTTACTGAAATGCCTCAGAATAGGATTAACCCATCAATCAAGGCTTGAAATGTGGTTCAATTCATACATGATTGTTGGAGTTACAAGACTGTGTCTGTGTTTCATTTAACAGTCAAATTTTACTGTTCAGGTTCACAATGAAAGGACCAAGCCTCTGATTTACTGGTTCCTGACAAAGCACCCTGAGGTATACTCAGTGTTTCCAGGAGCCAAATCAAGTAATGTTGAGCAGTTTTTAGTTTCCATGCTCCCTACCTGTGGACCATGCCTCCTGAATACCAGAGCCCACTTTTATGAAGCTGTACTAAGGCAGATAGACCAACACTACAGCTTAGTGCTCAAACTTTAGTGGAAGACTAAAaacggtgtgtgtgggggggggggggggggggggtgcactatAGGGACAGACCAGACAAGTTAGACCAGTCCACCTCCAGACCAAAGGTCTAAAATTTAGACCAGCCATTTGAGGTGAAGAGCCTGTTTGTTCTGGTCTAAGCCTAAGGTGGTGCTGACTGTGGATCaggaaggtattcacagcgcttcacttgttccacgttttgttatgttacagccttatttcaaaatggagtaaatacattttttctcttcaaaatgctactcataataccccataatgacaacatgaaaaaagtcttttttctttttttttgttttggaaatttatgaaaaaaaaagagCTAAGAAATCACGTTAAGTATTCATacgctttgctcaatactttgttgatgcacctttggcatcaattacagcctcaagtcttcttgaatatgatgctacaagcttggtgcacatatctttgggcagttttgtccattcctctttgtagcacctctcaagctccatcaggttggatggggagcgtcagtgcacagccatttccagatctctccagagatgttcaatcagattcaggtctgggctctgggtgaaccactcaaggacattcacagagttgtcctgaagccactcttttgccatcttggctgtgtgtttagggtcattgtcctgctg
This genomic window contains:
- the ptar1 gene encoding protein prenyltransferase alpha subunit repeat-containing protein 1 → MAEREEEVEVLVQRVVKDITNALKRNPNIDEIGVIPCPEARYNRSPIVLVENKLGVESWCVKFLLPYVHNKLLLYRQRKVWMDREALVDITCTVLLLNPDFTTAWNVRKELLQCGVLNPEKDLYLGKLALTKSPKSPETWIHRRWVLQQVLDQFSAPAPCRNQQQKKIVQDDTVRNQQLCGHLARTLHQEMKVCSDAACRYPSNYNAWSHRIWVLQHMAKGNVKIFHDELSSMRMWVSMHVSDHSGFHYRQYLLKELIAELSQSQASTSTNSSPQHHFTTVTSSNPHHCINFQVKGRVSGAEGGYDEEKHPGLGTVFQHFQQEMDLCSDLIQSFPGHEALWCHRRHVFYLWHHWRRDHKHLYYSCTEGIKSLHCSTTDLSLSNSHAHSCGGSGDSVNGHASGSMDLDGGSLPDPRNSKRLKRGVLPPSPPVLHSEHGFVCHVLDTCCNPEQRRFALAYRKWLDTVIGQQP